The Demetria terragena DSM 11295 sequence TATGGCCTGGTGATGGTTCCGCTGCGACCACTCATCCTGGGCATGAGCACCTACGCGTTAGCGGCGATCAGCGGCTCGACCGTCGCGATGGTCGATATCGGTGCCGGCCTCAAACTGGGTGGTGAACCGCACTGGTGGTTCTGGCTGGTGGTGGCCAGTTTGTCGGTGATGAAGTTCGACTGGATCTTTTGGTGGGCGGGTCGCCTGTGGGGTCACGGCATGATCGAAGTCATTGGCGGACGCTCCCGATGGGCGGCCAAGATGGGCCGGCATGCGGAGCGTCTTGCCGAGCGCTTTGGAGGGCTCGCGACGTTCCTGGTGTGGGTCGTCCCCTTGCTGCCAAGCGCGGTGGTCTTCGTCTTTGTCGGAATGTCGAAGATGAAGTTGCGCACGTTCTTGATCATCAACTTCATCGGTGCGTTCACGAATCGCGCCATTTACATGTATCTCGGATACCGGATCGGTGAGCCGGCCAAGGACGTAGTGGACGTCATTCAGAAGTACAGCCTCTATATCTCGATCGTCTTGATCGTCGTCATCGTCTTCAAGAGCGTGCGCAGCAGTCGGCGACCGCAGACCACTGAAACGGCACCGCCAGAGACGTCATGACGAGCAGAGTCCTGGTGACCGGCGCGGCCGGATTCTTGGGCGCTGAGATGATCCGGCAGTTCGTGTCAGCAGGAACGGACGCGGTGGGAACAACCTTTCGACGCCCGGCGCAGGTTCCGATACCCACGGTGAAGATCGACCTCCGAAACGCCGTGGCGAGCCAGGAACTGGTCGCAGAAGTTCGCCCGACGTTGGTGATCAACGCCGCCTACTCCAGCGCGGACTGGGAGATTACCGCGGTCGCGCCGGCCCACCTGGCCACGGCCGCACATGCGGTCGGTGCCGACTTTGTGCAGGTCTCCAGCGACGTGGTCTTCGCCGGGGGACCGGAGCGCTACACCGAGGACTCAGCCCCGTGCCCGGTCAATGCGTACGGCGCGGCCAAGGCGGCCGCGGAGGTTGCCGTACGTGCGTGTCACCCGGGGGCCACCATCGCCCGAATCTCGCTTCAGATGGGCACCCTTGAAGGGCACATCGAACGGTTCGTGCATGAGGTTGTCACCCACAAGCGAGACGGGGTGTTCTTCACCGATGACGTGAAGTACCCCGCTCATGTGGCCGATACCGCGCGGTGTCTGAGAGAACTTGCGGGCCGCCCTGGCATGTTTCATCTGCCGGGAGCCGATGCCTGCAACCGATTCGAACTCGCTGAGTTGGTGTGTGCGCAGTACGGCTGGCCCACGGACCGACTCCGCCCGGGATCGAGGCTGGAGGCAGGCATCCCCGGACCCGCACAGGTCCACCTCGACGGAACGCGGACGCTGGCCGCCCTGCAATCGCCCATGCGTGGCGCACGGGAGTTCCTGAGTCCGGACACCTAGGAAGTCTGTACGTTCACCGTCGTAGTCTGCGAGGCATGAACGCTGAGGCCGCCGACCGCGTCCGTACTGCCGCTCTCGCTGCGCGCACTGCCAGCCGTGAGCTCGCACTCCTGCCGCGTGCCGACAAGGACCGAGCGCTTGAGGTACTCGCCAATGCGGTGAAGAGCGCATCAGAGCGCATCCTGGCCGCAAACTCAGAAGACATCACACGCGGTGAGGCCGGCGGGTTGCGTGCCAATCTGGTGGATCGGCTTCGGCTGACCCCCGACCGCGTCGATGCCGTGGCTGAGGCATTGCGGTCGCTGGCCGCACTCCCGGATCCGGTGGGGGAGATCGTGCGTGGCAGCACTCTGGCCAACGGCCTGGAAATTACCCAGGTTCAGGTCCCCATGGGCGTCGTGGGCATGATCTATGAAGCCCGACCCAATGTGACTGTTGACGCGGCCGGGTTGGGTTTGAAGTCCGGCAACGCGATGATCTTGCGCGGGGGGAGCGCGGCCGCGAGTACCAACGCCGCGCTGGTCGGCATCTTGCGGGAAGCACTGGCTCAGTGCGAACTCCCCACTGACACCGTGCAATTGCTGGAAGGTGGCCGTGATGACGTCACCGCATTGTTGTCCGCTCGCGGCCTGGTCGACCTCGTGATCCCCAGGGGTGGAGCCGACCTCATCAAGACGGTGGTCAGCCAGGCAACGGTGCCGGTGATCGAAACCGGTGTCGGTAACTGCCATGTGTACGTCGACCGCGCCGCAGACCTCGACATGGCGCTGGCCATCACCCTCAACTCCAAGACTCACCGGCCGAGTGTGTGCAACGCCGCGGAGTCGCTTCTGGTCCACGAGGCGGTCGCCGATGAGTACTTGCCAAGGGTGCTTGGTGCGTTGGGCGAGGCTGGCGTACTCGTCCACGCGGATCCGAAGGTGGAAGCAGTCGCGCGGCAGGCGGGCGTGGCACACGATGCAGTCACCGACGAGGACTGGGGGAGTGAGCATTTGGCCCTGGAGATGAGTGTCGGCGTCGTGGGTTCGCTCGATGATGCGCTCACGCACATTGGCCGCTACGGAACGCAGCACACCGAGGCCATCGTGACGCAGGATCGCGCAGCGGCACGACGGTTCGTGGCAGAGATCGACGCCGCGGCAGTTCTCGTGAATGCTTCGACGCGATTTACGGATGGGGGCGAGTTCGGCTTCGGTGCCGAGATCGGGATCTCCACCCAGAAGTTGCACGCCCGAGGTCCCATGGCACTCAAAGAACTGACCACAA is a genomic window containing:
- a CDS encoding glutamate-5-semialdehyde dehydrogenase; translation: MNAEAADRVRTAALAARTASRELALLPRADKDRALEVLANAVKSASERILAANSEDITRGEAGGLRANLVDRLRLTPDRVDAVAEALRSLAALPDPVGEIVRGSTLANGLEITQVQVPMGVVGMIYEARPNVTVDAAGLGLKSGNAMILRGGSAAASTNAALVGILREALAQCELPTDTVQLLEGGRDDVTALLSARGLVDLVIPRGGADLIKTVVSQATVPVIETGVGNCHVYVDRAADLDMALAITLNSKTHRPSVCNAAESLLVHEAVADEYLPRVLGALGEAGVLVHADPKVEAVARQAGVAHDAVTDEDWGSEHLALEMSVGVVGSLDDALTHIGRYGTQHTEAIVTQDRAAARRFVAEIDAAAVLVNASTRFTDGGEFGFGAEIGISTQKLHARGPMALKELTTTKWVVQGDGQVRA
- a CDS encoding DedA family protein, with product MTPRDDPTQPDPPEDSPGDPDPEQPMADAAPEDLKDDSPPEWWEDPRMPWQGKPTTADKRCWAAFMLLGVYGLVMVPLRPLILGMSTYALAAISGSTVAMVDIGAGLKLGGEPHWWFWLVVASLSVMKFDWIFWWAGRLWGHGMIEVIGGRSRWAAKMGRHAERLAERFGGLATFLVWVVPLLPSAVVFVFVGMSKMKLRTFLIINFIGAFTNRAIYMYLGYRIGEPAKDVVDVIQKYSLYISIVLIVVIVFKSVRSSRRPQTTETAPPETS
- a CDS encoding sugar nucleotide-binding protein — protein: MTSRVLVTGAAGFLGAEMIRQFVSAGTDAVGTTFRRPAQVPIPTVKIDLRNAVASQELVAEVRPTLVINAAYSSADWEITAVAPAHLATAAHAVGADFVQVSSDVVFAGGPERYTEDSAPCPVNAYGAAKAAAEVAVRACHPGATIARISLQMGTLEGHIERFVHEVVTHKRDGVFFTDDVKYPAHVADTARCLRELAGRPGMFHLPGADACNRFELAELVCAQYGWPTDRLRPGSRLEAGIPGPAQVHLDGTRTLAALQSPMRGAREFLSPDT